GATGGTCTGGTAACGGTCTTTATCTTCGGGTTGTACTTCTCTTTTAATGTACTTTGGCAGCGGGGTTTCCCCGAGTTCTGTAAGTTTATTACGGAATTCCTCGTAAGAACCGTCGTAAAGAAAACGCAGGGTTCTCCCGCGGGAAGTAGTGTTATCAATGACTTCGGCCACCAGGCTTTCATCGTCTCCAAAATAGAGTTTGTTACCAATCCTAATCTTCCTGGCAGGGTCTACCAGCACGTCCCACAGGCGGGTTTCAGCATTTAATTCCCTCAGCAAAAACACTTCAATACGGGCACCGGTCTTCTCTTTATTACCAAAAAGACGGGCAGGAAAAACCTTCGTGTTGTTCAACACCATCACGTCTTGTGGTTCAAAATAATCGATAAGATCCTTAAATTGTTTGTGCTCAATTGTTTGCTCTTTCCTGTTTAAAACCATTAACCTGGCTTCATCCCTGTTCTCGGCAGGATATTCTGCCAATAGTTCGGGCGGAAGGTCAAAATTGAAGTGCGATAATTTCATTCCCATATAAGATAGATTTTAAGAAGCTGCAAATATACAACCTCGGGATAGGGGTTGTCAAGTAAATGCCGGTTTATTTAAGAAATCTGTTAATTGACGGGGCCACACAACGGCAGCTTTTAAAAATTTCTTATTCTTTAGCGGAATCTTTTACAGAAAACTTTAGCTGCTGAAGGTTCTCCCAAAACTCCGGAAATGACTTGCTCACCACCCCGGCATCATTAATAACAAGAGGAACTTTTAACGCCAGCGGCGCGAATGCAAGCGCCATACGATGGTCATTATAAGTGTCTATCGCAATATCTGATTTTATTTCTTCGGAAGCTGAAAGCTTTAAAGTATCATCAGTGATCTCAACCTGCCCTCCCAGTTTCTCTATTTCATTCTTCAACGCCTGAAGCCTGTCGGTCTCCTTGATCCTTAATGTATGAAGACCGGTCAAATAGGCCTTTACACCTAAACCGAAGCAGGTAACAGCAATGGTTTGTGCAAGATCGGGGCTGTTGGCAAGATCAAGTTCCAATACCTCCGGAAGTTGAACATCAAGCTTCTCCAACCTGATCTTACCTTCCAAAAATGTCGTTTTGACGCCTAATTTTTGGTAGATATCGGCCACACTTCTATCCCCCTGTAGGCTGTTCTCCCTGTAGGCGGTAAGACTAAGTTCTGCCGCATCTGAAAGGGCTGCCATACTGTAAAAATAAGAAGCAGAACTCCAATCCGATTCTACAACTATGCGTTTTGCGGGCACTGTAGCTGTAGGAGCTATGGAAATTTGGTTGTTCTCAAAACTTCCTTCAATTCCGCACTGCTTCAGGAGTTGCAGGCTCATTTGAATATAAGGTACAGAAGTAATCTTTCCTTCCAGATCAATTTTTAGCCCCTTGGGCAGCGAAGGAGCAATCAGCATCAAAGCCGAAATGTACTGGCTGCTCACATTTGCCTGCATTTTCACCTCATTTTTCAGCAGTTTTTTTCCTTTGATCCGCAGAGGAGGAAATCCTTCATTTTTATCATAGGTAATGTCGGCACCCAAATCACGCAACGCATCGACAAGAATTGCAATAGGCCGCTCCTGCATACGCGGGCTGCCGGTAAGCACGGTCTCCCTACCTTCTTTGGAAACGAAATAAGCCGTTAAAAACCGCATTGCCGTGCCCGCATGATGAATGTCTATGACCTCATCTTCAGAATTAAGGGCTTTTTGAAGCACCCGGGTATCGTCACTGTTAGACAAATTATCGATTTCCAGGTGAGGATAAAGGGCCTGCAGGATAAGCAGTCGGTTAGATTCACTTTTTGAACCGGTAACGGCAATCTTTCCCGAAAGCCTTCGGGTGTTGGTGGAAAGGTGAAGGGGCATAATTATTTTCTTTTAAAATTCTTTCTCCTACTGGTCATATACATGGAGTAAACGAGGCTAATCACGGCTTTGATAAGAAAATATTCCACCCATTTCCCATCAGAAAATTCATCCTGATAGATAAGGGCAAAATCGCCGCTAATGATTTGCCTGAAATGGGAGATAATAAGGGAAAGCCCTACAAATACAACAAAGAACACAGTGCCTAGTTGCAGCACCTTCAGCCAGTAATCGGAGTTTTTTACGTCTTCTAAAATGCGCATTTACAGTAACTTTTTGTTGTTTTTATGGCGGTCTTTGTCACGTTGAGTCTTCAGGTTCAACTTTTTATCAAAAGCTTCCTGTAGATCTATCCCGGTTTGATTGGCCAGGCAGAGCACCACAAAGACAACATCGGCCAGTTCTTCCCCCAGGTCTTTTGCTTTATCGCTTTCTTTCTCGCTTTGTTCCCCGTACCTGCGGGCAATAATACGGGCAACTTCCCCTACTTCTTCGGTAAGCTGGGCCATGTTGGTGAGCTCGTTAAAGTACCTCACCCCGTGCTCCTTTATCCAGGCATCTACGGTCTCCTGTGCATTTTCGATGTTCATCAGATAATTTTCTTCAAAACTAAAGTTTCTGATTGTTTCTCTACCATTTGTGCATAAAATTCTTTTAGGGCAGTATACTGCTCCGGAAGAAAAACAATATTCTTCAAAGTAAAATCGGCTTCAAATCGCAAATACCTCCCGTTTTGTTTCACCAGGAATTTGAATTCACCCTCACCTCCATTTATCTGGACAATTGAACTTTCGGGCAGAGATTCAACTTCATAGTCTTCAGGAATAAGAAGATTTATAGTTTTCTTCGTCATCATAGGGAATTCAAAGAAGATTGGGTACTGCCTTTCATCTGCTTTAAAAGGATTCTCAGCCAGGCCGTTAAAGATAAATGGCTTAATATATACTTTATCGTTAATGACATCTACTCCCTGCTGCAACTCGAAGACATAAGACTCTTTTACCTCTAAACCTATTGAATCAAGGTTCTCCTGCCGTACTTCGGATATTTTAATATTCCCCTTCTCTTTTTCAAGATTCTCCAGAAGAACCTGCTCAGAAAGTCCTTCCACTTCTTCCCTGTATGCCTTTGCAAAGAGGCCATCATAGCTTTCCGCCGCTTTCCCCCTAAGCACCATATCATTACCCAGTTCATAACTTAACACAGAGACATCAGATGACAGAACCCCAGAATACAGATCTACCCAGTCTGAAGATAAATTTTCCCGAATGAGCCTTCCTTTCCAGTTCCTTGCCCGCTTAGGCAATTCCCCCGGTGCAGCATGAGGGTCTGTGGCGTCGAGTAAAACAGCACCTTCCGGAAATTCGATCACAGAGACCACATAATTAAACCCGGTACGGGTAGGAAAAACCGGGATGCCATTACTGCGTGTACTCAACACGACGGGATTAGCATTGAGACCGGCATATTTTAACATGGCAGTTAGCAGGAGGTTAATATCCCCCACGTTTCCTTCCCCTTTTTTAAAGGCAGTTTTCCCACCGCTTTCTGGCATAAAGCCGTAGTAGCCGTTCCACTTCACTTTTTGTTTTACAAATTTGTAGATGAGCTGCATTTTTTCAAGAGGTGATTGCACCCCCTGCACGAGCTGGTCTACCTCATCTTCAAAATAACCATCCCGGTTTATTTCCTTTTGAAAGTCGGCGTCATTAAATATGCTTTTGGCCACACTTTCCCAATCTTCAGCATAGTTTTTTGTGGTAGTATTTGGGAATCTTGTAGAGGTAAGCTCCCATTTCAAAAATGCAGCATAATTATGCAGATAATCTACGTAATCTTCCTTTTTAAGGGCAGGTACATTGTTTGTGGCCACTTCATACACATTCTGTGAAAACTGAAGCCTTGATGTGCCCCTGCCATTATTATTTAGGTGAACGAAAGGTTCGGTACTTTCAGTAATGGGTAATATCAAAGGGGATTTAGGGTTTGAATATTTTCTGAAATTAAGGTATTCAGGGATCACTATTTTTACCTCAAGCCGGTTTATGGGAATAGTATACTGCAGCGGCGTTTGGTCTATTGAAGTAACAAAGGGAGAGTTCAAGGTGTATTTATACTCAATTACACTTCCTTCCTGCACAACAGGCATCGTAATTTTAGTAGTAAGCCGGTAATCATTTTCTTCCTCTTCAAAAATGCCATTTTTGCCAAGTTTTTCTGAAGTGAGTTTCCCATTATTGATATTATAGGTATAGCCTTTAATACTGCTCACCCTTTCTTCGTCATTGGAATTTTTATAATAAGAAATCTCTTTAGTGGCCCAGTCAAAGCCCTCTTTAGTATAGATCTTGATCCTCTCGTGCACATCGGTGACCAGTGTAAAGCCAATTCCGTTATCATACCTGTAGTACACATTGTGGCTGCGGTATAAAACTGCGGCATCTACTTCTTTGTCAACAGGATGAAATTCTTCCTTAACTTCATCAACTGACACTTTTCCAAAACGAAAGTCCTGGGCGCCTGCTCCAAAACTTAGCAGCACAAAAGCTGCAACAAAATAAAACTTATTCATTATAAATGGTTTAATTGCTCCGCACGAGAACTGCTTTTTGATTTCCCAGAGCGTGGATTGAATACATAAAATCTCGAAATTCCTGGAGTGCATCTGCAGGCCAGGTACCTTCGTTGAGCGTGTAGGAGCGTTCAACACATATTATTTTTTTACCTTCTATCTCGGTCAGCTTTGCCTCAAAACTGAAACTTCCGAATTTACTATCGAGCTTCACCGCTTCAGGAATTGCTTCAGATTCAAAATTCTCTGGCAATTCAAATTCAAAACGGTCTTTTGCAGTGGTGCCACGACCTATTTTAATGGGCAGCTTACGATCTTCACGGTCTGAAATCGAATAAGTAGCCACACTTAAAAAATTGAGCGGCATTAATAGACGGTTGGCAACTTTGGAAGGATACTTTTCACCTGAAAATTTGATTATTTCGGTAAATTCCTGCTTTTCCCGGTCATTGATAAATTGGGGCGCTTCAAGATCCAGGCCTTTGAGGTGCCCCCAGTTTTTCTTGTAGAACAAAACCTGATCTTTTTCTGATGCCGAAGTTATCCTATAGGTGTTGCCGTATGAAATCCCCCTGCTCTTTCTTTCAAAAGCAGCTTTATAGCTTCCATCTTCTTTTAAGCTTATGCGTATTGCTGTTTCCTGTACATTTTCTGAAGGGGAATAGGTTT
This Salinimicrobium tongyeongense DNA region includes the following protein-coding sequences:
- the queA gene encoding tRNA preQ1(34) S-adenosylmethionine ribosyltransferase-isomerase QueA: MKLSHFNFDLPPELLAEYPAENRDEARLMVLNRKEQTIEHKQFKDLIDYFEPQDVMVLNNTKVFPARLFGNKEKTGARIEVFLLRELNAETRLWDVLVDPARKIRIGNKLYFGDDESLVAEVIDNTTSRGRTLRFLYDGSYEEFRNKLTELGETPLPKYIKREVQPEDKDRYQTIYAKTEGAVAAPTAGLHFSKHLLKRLEIKGIDFAEVTLHVGLGTFSPVEVEDLSKHKMDSEEAYIETPAVNTINKAILEKRKVCAVGTTVMRSLESSVSSNKTLNEFRGWTNKFIFPPYDFSIANCMITNFHTPKSTLLMMVSAFAGHDFMKKAYAEAVKEKYKFYTYGDAMLIL
- a CDS encoding nucleotide pyrophosphohydrolase, with amino-acid sequence MNIENAQETVDAWIKEHGVRYFNELTNMAQLTEEVGEVARIIARRYGEQSEKESDKAKDLGEELADVVFVVLCLANQTGIDLQEAFDKKLNLKTQRDKDRHKNNKKLL
- a CDS encoding DUF3857 domain-containing protein; this translates as MNKFYFVAAFVLLSFGAGAQDFRFGKVSVDEVKEEFHPVDKEVDAAVLYRSHNVYYRYDNGIGFTLVTDVHERIKIYTKEGFDWATKEISYYKNSNDEERVSSIKGYTYNINNGKLTSEKLGKNGIFEEEENDYRLTTKITMPVVQEGSVIEYKYTLNSPFVTSIDQTPLQYTIPINRLEVKIVIPEYLNFRKYSNPKSPLILPITESTEPFVHLNNNGRGTSRLQFSQNVYEVATNNVPALKKEDYVDYLHNYAAFLKWELTSTRFPNTTTKNYAEDWESVAKSIFNDADFQKEINRDGYFEDEVDQLVQGVQSPLEKMQLIYKFVKQKVKWNGYYGFMPESGGKTAFKKGEGNVGDINLLLTAMLKYAGLNANPVVLSTRSNGIPVFPTRTGFNYVVSVIEFPEGAVLLDATDPHAAPGELPKRARNWKGRLIRENLSSDWVDLYSGVLSSDVSVLSYELGNDMVLRGKAAESYDGLFAKAYREEVEGLSEQVLLENLEKEKGNIKISEVRQENLDSIGLEVKESYVFELQQGVDVINDKVYIKPFIFNGLAENPFKADERQYPIFFEFPMMTKKTINLLIPEDYEVESLPESSIVQINGGEGEFKFLVKQNGRYLRFEADFTLKNIVFLPEQYTALKEFYAQMVEKQSETLVLKKII
- a CDS encoding 3-phosphoshikimate 1-carboxyvinyltransferase codes for the protein MPLHLSTNTRRLSGKIAVTGSKSESNRLLILQALYPHLEIDNLSNSDDTRVLQKALNSEDEVIDIHHAGTAMRFLTAYFVSKEGRETVLTGSPRMQERPIAILVDALRDLGADITYDKNEGFPPLRIKGKKLLKNEVKMQANVSSQYISALMLIAPSLPKGLKIDLEGKITSVPYIQMSLQLLKQCGIEGSFENNQISIAPTATVPAKRIVVESDWSSASYFYSMAALSDAAELSLTAYRENSLQGDRSVADIYQKLGVKTTFLEGKIRLEKLDVQLPEVLELDLANSPDLAQTIAVTCFGLGVKAYLTGLHTLRIKETDRLQALKNEIEKLGGQVEITDDTLKLSASEEIKSDIAIDTYNDHRMALAFAPLALKVPLVINDAGVVSKSFPEFWENLQQLKFSVKDSAKE